The sequence GACCATCCTGTGGGTCGATCTCCCCGATGACGCATCCGCACCGTATTCACCCGAGGAGCTGAGCCAATCACGAAAGATACTCGACGGACTGGAGGGAAAATCTGTAGGTCCATCCGTGCTCCCCACAGTCCGGATACCGTATGAGCCGCGCTACGCCTTCAGGCACCGCGACTTCACTGAGCTTTTCGACACTACCCCCGATATTTCAGGCAGTGACATAGACATATCCCGGTTTGTGAGAGGACAAGACGATCCGGACGTGAGGGTGTTCTGGAGGGATTGGGAAGGCATCAAACCACCTGACGACCAGCCCGTGGCTCATAGGAGCGAACTCTGTCCGGTCCGAGTCGCCGACCTCAAGAAATACCGGGCCAAGCATCCTGTCTGGCGTTGGGACCATGTCGACGGCCGCTGGGTGGATGCCGGGCCCCGGGACATCTACCCAGGGCAGGAGTATCTTGTGAACGCAGAGGAAGGTGGTTACGAGAAGACCACTGGCTGGAGTCCCGACTCACGGCAGAAGGTAGACGATGTGCGGCCGGAGGGATGGCGTGCGAGCCCTGAGAAGAATGACGATCGGAGGCGCGACTACGCTGGTAGATGGGTCCTACTCCGCGAGCACAGCGATGATGTAGTCGACGCTACACTTAGGATCACTAGTGGTCTTGAGGGGATCTTGCCGCCGGAAGCGATCAAGTCTCTGGAGACTGCCGCGAGGTGGCACGACCGCGGCAAAGCCCACTGCGTTTTCCAGGAGGCATTGCTGAGGTCGTTGCCTGAGCCTGACAAGTCAGAGAAATCGGCCAGCGCATGGGCAAAACGGCCAAAGGACGGGGGTCCGGGGGTGAGCAGGCCTACTCGATACTCCCGTCCGCACTTCCGGCATGAACTTGCCAGCGCTCTCGCGGTTTTGGCCAACCTCAAGAACCCGCTTGTGGCGTATCTGGTAGCTTCGCACCACGGCAGGGTCAGAACGACTATCCGCTCTTTGCCCGGGGAAGCGCTGCCTCCAAGCGGAAGGCGGTACGCGCTGGGAGTATGGGACGGTGACCCTCTGCCGGCGACCGACTTGGGCGGCGTGTTGTCTCCTGCGACCACCCTGGACCTGGAGTGCATGGATCTTGGGATCGGCGCCTCAGGGCGCCCGTCATGGGTGGATGAGATAGCGGGCTTGCTTGCCAGGCCAGACCTGGGGCCTTTCCGGCTTGCCTACCTGGAGAGCCTGCTTGTCGCGGCTGACTGGGCTGCCAGCTCTAAGGAAGGGGGTGATGACGATGACAGAGCCGATGCTACGTGAAATCGGTCTTGCGTTGAGAGGATGCACTCCCGTCCCGATCGCCGCCTATCTCAAGGCGCTGGGCATCCAGCGTTTGGTGTCGGAACAGGCAGATCCATCAGTGCGAGCGATGTGGAAGGACGAAGTGTTCTATCTATCGAGTTCTCTCGGCGAAGCAGACCTGGTGTCATTCTTCATGGATACCTACAGGCCGACTCCCATCATTGCGCCATGGAACGGCGGATCGGGGTTCCTGCAGAAAAAATCGTCGACGGCCATTCTCCAGGCGGTGAGTGACAGCACGAATCCACGGCTAGCGGACTATCGTGCAACGATATCTGCTGCCCGGAACGTGATCTCGGAGATGGGCCTGTCCGGGAGACTCGACAGGCAACAGAAGCAAGATCTCATGCGTCGGTGCCGTTCATCTCTACCAGATGCGGCGGTTCAATGGATAGATGCAGCTTTCCTATTGAGCGACGACGGGTCTCGGTATCCGGCCCTACTGGGAACCGGAGCGAATGATGGGAACATGGAATTCGCCGCCAACTTCATGCAGAACCTGGTGCAGGTACTGCCTGTGGACCCGCCAGTTCACGACCCCGAACGCGCGGGCAAGAGAGTAAAGAAGCGACCTGCGTTCGACAGGGATCGTTCACTGAGACTTCTTGAGGCGGCACTCTTCGGCCGTACGGATGTCCCTCTCATGAATACGGCGGTCGGTCAGTTCAACCCCGGGGCAATCGGTGGGCCGAACAGCATCCGCGGCTTCGAGGGCGGCTCCCTGATCAACCCATGGGACTTCGTGCTGACATTGGAAGGCAGCCTGGTGTTTGCGGGTTCCATAGTCTGGAGGCTAAACACCTCTTCCCGCGGTATGGCCGCTTTTCCGTTCACGGTTGACCCGTCGGCCGCCGGTTGGGGCTCCATGGCGCAGTCGCCCTCCGAAGCCAGAGCGGAGACATGGGTGCCGCTATGGGACAGGCCGGCCTCCTACAGGGAAGTAAGCCGCCTGTTCGCCGAGGGCAGAGCGCAGGTGGGGAGGCGGCGGGCGCACAACGGTACCGATTTCGCGAGAGCAGTGGCAGGTCTTGGCGTGGATCGGGGTATTCGTGACTTCGTCAGGTACGGCTTCTTGCGGCGTAGCGGCAAAGCTTTTCTCAGCGTCCCGCTGGGCAGGATGCGCGTGTCCGAGTTTCCGGCGGTGCACTTGCTTGGAGACCTCGACTCCTGGCTTGATTCCCTTCGGAGGGTCTCGTCAGATGCCAGGGCCCCCGCAGTCTACGGACGGGCAGTCCGGCAGATTGAGGATGCCATGTTTGCCTACTGTGCTTCGGGCAGGGGCCGGGACCTCCTCGGGGTTCTGGTGGCGGTAGGGTGCGCGGAAAGAGTTCTTGCCATGGGCGGAAAGGTCCACGACAACGCACGCCCGCTAGACGGCCTTCGGCCTGAGTGGGCTCTTGAGTGCGGTGATTCGATTGAGTTCAGGCTGGCCTTGAGCCTGGCTTGCATTGCCGACGACAAGATTGGCCGCCTGCGCTCAAACCTTGAACCCGTGGAGTTGGACAAAGGCCACTGGAAGTGGGCCCCCGACAGCGGCACTGTTGTCCCGGCATGCGGGGACCTTGTTCGCTGGCTGTCCGGCATTCTGCATCGCAGGCTGATGGATTCCTCGCGTGCCGGCATAGGTTACCTGGCGATCGACGGGACCTTCAGAGTCTCGCCCTTGGAGGTCGCCCTCTTCCTATCTGGGCAGGTAGATGATGATAAGATCAGGGACCTCTTGTGGGCGCTGACCGCCATCAAGATGGACACGCCTACGTTGGACAGTCTCTCTAGAAAGACACGTCTGGGTGAAGCCGGGCTGCATACCGTTCCGAGAGTATATGCGCTGCTGAAGTTGGTGATGCTGCCGCCCAGTGCCATAAAGGAGATGGCCGGGATTGCCGCACCGCCGGAGGAGGGTCGGAACACCAGGATTCCTCCGGAACCCGCGATAGTCTCCAGGCTTGAGGCGGGTGACCCAAGATCTCTGGATGCTGCGGTGGAGATCGCGGTTCGGCGTCTGAGGGCATCCGGCTTCATGCCTCTGGCCTCCGGCAGACCCGGGCACATGCAGGCGCCCAAGTTCATGTTGCCCACAGACGAGAAGAAGCGCCTTCTCGCCGCGCTTCTATTCCCGGTGACTGATATCCGCGGGCTTGCTAGACTCGCAATCTGTCCCTCGAGGGACCAAAACCAAACGAAAGGTGAGTGAAAACCCATGTTCGATCTGCGGGCCATTG is a genomic window of Bacillota bacterium containing:
- the cas3 gene encoding CRISPR-associated helicase Cas3' produces the protein MVPTGAGKTGAVILAWLWRRRWDPDLERRRQTPRRLVYCLPARVLVTQTADAAREYLANLEVLADGKNEDGVALHVVMGGDADDSWMRYPEREAILIGTQDMLLSRALNRGYGARRFRWPALFGLLNNDCLWVLDEVQLMGSGLYTSAQMDAFRREFGTFGGVRSLWMSATAEPGWLGTLNREAPSTQAVLRLGEEDKTGSLAERLNAHKIIEKAPVQAVPRSKAESSRCAAEMAAAILKHHVEGSLTLVVVNTVDRATAVFRQLVSSKAKPEILLIHSKFRPADRGPLEARMKEPVDPKGPGRVVVSTQVIEAGMDLSARTLVTELAPWSSLVQRWGRANRKGEYSSSTILWVDLPDDASAPYSPEELSQSRKILDGLEGKSVGPSVLPTVRIPYEPRYAFRHRDFTELFDTTPDISGSDIDISRFVRGQDDPDVRVFWRDWEGIKPPDDQPVAHRSELCPVRVADLKKYRAKHPVWRWDHVDGRWVDAGPRDIYPGQEYLVNAEEGGYEKTTGWSPDSRQKVDDVRPEGWRASPEKNDDRRRDYAGRWVLLREHSDDVVDATLRITSGLEGILPPEAIKSLETAARWHDRGKAHCVFQEALLRSLPEPDKSEKSASAWAKRPKDGGPGVSRPTRYSRPHFRHELASALAVLANLKNPLVAYLVASHHGRVRTTIRSLPGEALPPSGRRYALGVWDGDPLPATDLGGVLSPATTLDLECMDLGIGASGRPSWVDEIAGLLARPDLGPFRLAYLESLLVAADWAASSKEGGDDDDRADAT
- the csx17 gene encoding type I-U CRISPR-associated protein Csx17, with protein sequence MTEPMLREIGLALRGCTPVPIAAYLKALGIQRLVSEQADPSVRAMWKDEVFYLSSSLGEADLVSFFMDTYRPTPIIAPWNGGSGFLQKKSSTAILQAVSDSTNPRLADYRATISAARNVISEMGLSGRLDRQQKQDLMRRCRSSLPDAAVQWIDAAFLLSDDGSRYPALLGTGANDGNMEFAANFMQNLVQVLPVDPPVHDPERAGKRVKKRPAFDRDRSLRLLEAALFGRTDVPLMNTAVGQFNPGAIGGPNSIRGFEGGSLINPWDFVLTLEGSLVFAGSIVWRLNTSSRGMAAFPFTVDPSAAGWGSMAQSPSEARAETWVPLWDRPASYREVSRLFAEGRAQVGRRRAHNGTDFARAVAGLGVDRGIRDFVRYGFLRRSGKAFLSVPLGRMRVSEFPAVHLLGDLDSWLDSLRRVSSDARAPAVYGRAVRQIEDAMFAYCASGRGRDLLGVLVAVGCAERVLAMGGKVHDNARPLDGLRPEWALECGDSIEFRLALSLACIADDKIGRLRSNLEPVELDKGHWKWAPDSGTVVPACGDLVRWLSGILHRRLMDSSRAGIGYLAIDGTFRVSPLEVALFLSGQVDDDKIRDLLWALTAIKMDTPTLDSLSRKTRLGEAGLHTVPRVYALLKLVMLPPSAIKEMAGIAAPPEEGRNTRIPPEPAIVSRLEAGDPRSLDAAVEIAVRRLRASGFMPLASGRPGHMQAPKFMLPTDEKKRLLAALLFPVTDIRGLARLAICPSRDQNQTKGE